Proteins found in one Ovis canadensis isolate MfBH-ARS-UI-01 breed Bighorn chromosome 20, ARS-UI_OviCan_v2, whole genome shotgun sequence genomic segment:
- the JARID2 gene encoding protein Jumonji isoform X4, giving the protein MVYFGSSQDEEDVEEEDDETEDVKAAANNASSSCQSTPRKGKTHKHVHNGHVFNGSSRSSREKEPVQKHKSKEATPAKEKHSDARADTRREQASASHPPAAPPAGSSAKGLATHHHHPPLHRSAQDLRKQVSKVNGVTRMSSLGTSATSAKKMREVRPSPSKTVKYTATVTKGTVTYTKAKRELVKETKPHHHKPSSAVTHTISGKTESSNAKTRKQVLSLGGASRATGPAVSGLKVSGRLNPKPCTKEVGGRQLREGLRNSKRRLEEAPPADKPQSPPKKMKGAAGSAAEGPGRKAAPGPAEKALLGGPGKKEAPERSLERNRPKRAAAGKGPPGRQAHGKPDGGAPCENRSTSQSEPLPRPHEGAAKAEKGAGRAGWAAMDEIPVLRPSAKEFHDPLVYIESVRPQVEKYGMCRVVPPPDWRPECKLNDEMRFVTQIQHIHKLGRRWGPNVQRLACIKKHLRSQGIAMDELPLIGGCELDLACFFRLINEMGGMQQVTDLKKWNKLADMLRVPRTAQDRLAKLQEAYCQYLLSYDSLSPEEHRRLEREVLMEKESLERRKGPLEGHSEQDYHRFHPLPRFEPKNGLINGVAHRNGFRSKLKEVGPAQLKTGRRRLFAQEKEVVKEDEEDKGILSDFHKCIYKGRSVSLTTFYRTARNIMNMCFSKEPAPAEIEQEYWRLVEEKDCHVAVHCGKVDTNTHGSGFPVGKSEPFSRHGWNLTVLPNNTGSILRHLGAVPGVTIPWLNIGMVFSTSCWSRDQNHLPYIDYLHTGADCIWYCIPAEEEHKLEDVVHTLLQANGTPGLQMLESNVMISPEVLCREGIKVHRTVQQSGQFVVCFPGSFVSKVCCGYSVSETVHFATTQWTSMGFETAKEMKRRHIAKPFSMEKLLYQIAQAEAKKENGSTLSTISALLDELRDTELRQRRQLFEAGLHSSARYGSHDGSSAAPDGKKKPRKWLQLETSERRCQVCQHLCYLSMVVQENENVVFCLECALRHVEKQKSCRGLKLMYRYDEEQIISLVNQICGKVSGKNGSIENCLSKPTPKRGPRKRATVDVPPSRLASS; this is encoded by the exons TTTTCAATGGTTCCAGCAGGTCGTCCCGGGAGAAGGAACCTGTTCAGAAACACAAAAGCAAAGAGGCCACTCCGGCGAAGGAGAAGCACAGCGATGCACGGGCCGACACCCGGAGGGAGCAGGCGTCCGCAAGCCACCCCCCTGCCGCACCCCCCGCGGGCTCCTCGGCCAAGGGGCTCGccactcaccaccaccacccccctctgCATCGGTCGGCTCAGGACTTACGGAAACAG gtCTCTAAGGTCAACGGAGTCACCCGAATGTCATCTCTGGGTACAAGCGCAACCAGTGCCAAAAAGATGCGCGAAGTCAGACCTTCACCGTCCAAAACTGTGAAGTACACTGCAACGGTGACGAAGGGGACTGTCACATACACCAAAGCCAAGAGAGAACTAGTCAAGGAAACCAAACCCCATCACCACAAGCCCAGTTCCGCTGTCACCCACACAATCTCAGGGAAAACTGAAAGCAGCAATGCAAAAACCCGCAAACAGGTGCTATCCCTCGGGGGGGCGTCCAGGGCCACTGGGCCCGCCGTCAGTGGCCTCAAGGTCAGCGGCAGGTTGAACCCAAAGCCGTGCACTAAGGAGGTGGGGGGGCGGCAGCTGCGGGAGGGGCTCCGGAACTCCAAGCGGAGGCTGGAGGAGGCGCCCCCGGCCGACAAGCCGCAGTCGCCCCCCAAGAAGATGAAGGGGGCTGCGGGCAGCGCCGCCGAGGGCCCCGGCAGGAAGGCAGCCCCGGGCCCCGCCGAGAAGGCGCTGCTTGGCGGCCCTGGGAAGAAGGAGGCGCCCGAGCGGAGCCTGGAGAGGAACCGGCCCAAGCGGGCGGCAGCCGGCAAGGGCCCGCCGGGCAGACAAGCACACGGCAAGCCGGACGGCGGCGCCCCCTGTGAAAATCGTTCTACCTCGCAATCGGAGCCCCTGCCTCGGCCGCACGAGGGGGCGGCCAAGGCCGAGAAGGGGGCCGGCAGGGCCGGGTGGGCGGCCATGGACGAGATCCCCGTGCTGCGGCCGTCGGCCAAGGAGTTCCACGACCCGCTCGTCTACATCGAGTCGGTGCGCCCTCAGGTGGAGAAGTACGGCATGTGCAGGGTGGTCCCGCCCCCGGACTGGCGGCCCGAGTGCAAGCTCAACGACGAGATGCGCTTCGTCACGCAGATCCAGCACATCCACAAGCTGGGCCGGCGCTGGGGCCCCAACGTGCAGCGGCTGGCCTGCATCAAGAAGCACCTCAGGTCTCAGGGCATCGCCATGGACGAGCTCCCGCTCATAG GAGGCTGTGAGCTCGACCTGGCCTGCTTTTTCCGGCTGATTAATGAGATGGGCGGCATGCAGCAAGTGACGGACCTCAAAAAGTGGAACAAACTCGCAGACATGCTGCGCGTCCCCAGGACCGCCCAGGACCGGCTGGCCAAGCTCCAGGAGGCCTACTGCCAGTACCTGCTCTCCTACGACTCCCTGTCGCCCGAGGAGCACCGGCGCCTGGAGAGGGAGGTGCTGATGGAGAAGGAGAGCCTGGAGCGGCGCAAGGGGCCCCTGGAGGGCCACTCGGAGCAGGACTACCATCGCTTCCACCCGCTGCCCCGCTTCGAGCCCAAGAACGGGCTCATCAACGGCGTGGCCCACAGGAACGGCTTCCGCAGCAAGCTGAAGGAGGTGGGCCCCGCGCAGCTCAAGACGGGCCGGCGGCGACTCTTTGCTCAGGAaaaggaggtggtgaaggaggaTGAGGAGGACAAGGGCATCCTCAGCGACTTCCACAAGTGTATATACAAG GGAAGGTCTGTTTCTTTAACAACTTTTTACCGAACAGCAAGAAATATCATGAACATGTGCTTCAGCAAGGAGCCCGCACCAGCTGAAATTGAG CAAGAGTACTGGCGGCTCGTGGAGGAGAAGGACTGCCACGTGGCCGTGCACTGCGGCAAGGTGGACACCAACACCCACGGCAGCGGCTTCCCGGTGGGGAAGTCGGAACCGTTCTCAAG ACACGGATGGAACCTCACCGTCCTCCCCAATAACACAGGCTCCATCCTGCGTCACCTCGGTGCTGTGCCTG GAGTGACAATTCCCTGGCTGAATATCGGCATGGTCTTTTCTACCTCATGCTGGTCTCGAGACCAAAACCACCTCCCCTACATCGACTACTTACACACGGGTGCTGACTGCATTTG GTATTGCATTCCTGCTGAGGAGGAACACAAGCTGGAGGACGTGGTGCACACTCTGCTGCAAGCCAACGGCACCCCCGGCCTGCAGATGCTCGAGAGCAACGTCATG ATCTCCCCGGAGGTGCTGTGCAGGGAGGGAATCAAGGTGCACAGGACGGTGCAGCAGAGTGGCCAGTTCGTCGTCTGCTTCCCGGGATCCTTCGTGTCCAAAGTCTGCTGTGGCTACAGCGTCTCCGAGACCGTGCACTTCGCCACCACCCAGTGGACGAGCATGGGCTTCGAGACGGCCAAG GAGATGAAGCGTCGCCATATAGCTAAGCCATTCTCGATGGAGAAGTTACTCTACCAGATCGCACAAGCggaagcaaaaaaggaaaacgGTTCCACTCTCAGCACCATCTCAGCCCTTCTGGACGAGCTCAG GGATACGGAGCTGCGGCAGCGGCGGCAGCTCTTCGAGGCTGGCCTCCACTCCTCCGCCCGCTACGGCAGCCACGACGGCAGCAGCGCAGCGCCCGACGGCAAGAAGAAGCCTCGGAAGTGGCTGCAGCTGGAGACCTCGGAGAGGCGATGCCAGGTGTGCCAGCACCTGTGCTATCTGTCCATG GTCGTGCAGGAGAACGAGAACGTGGTCTTCTGCCTCGAGTGCGCGCTGCGCCACGTGGAGAAGCAGAAGTCCTGCCGCGGCCTGAAGCTCATGTACCGCTACGACGAG GAACAGATTATCAGCCTGGTCAATCAGATCTGTGGCAAGGTATCTGGTAAAAACGGCAGCATTGAGAACTGTCTCAGTAAACCCACACCAAAAAGAGGGCCCCGCAAGAGAGCCACGGTGGACGTGCCGCCCTCCAGGCTCGCATCCTCCTGA